A genomic region of Glycine max cultivar Williams 82 chromosome 15, Glycine_max_v4.0, whole genome shotgun sequence contains the following coding sequences:
- the LOC100813689 gene encoding putative glycerol-3-phosphate transporter 5, producing MQSKSLSLAPALTLFPGLKPPHKTLLFHQICVLVITFLAYASFHASRKPPSIVKSVLGPTVPSNGTQVSNLSSIDAGWPPFNGTRGTHRLGELDLAFLTSYSIGMYLAGHVGDRIDLRLFLVFGMMGSGLFTVLFGLGYWLDVHVLGFFVGVQIVCGVFQSIGWPCVVAVVGNWLGESKRGLIMGVWNSHTSVGNIIGSVVASGALEFGWGWSFVVPGILIILVGILVFLFLVVNPEDMGFVHPGMDVEMSVEMDSAENQQKVEAEEAKLIESDNSESSSAIGFLEAWKLPGVAPFAFCLFFSKLVAYTFLYWLPFYIRHTAVAGVHMSHKTAGLLSTIFDIGGVLGGITAGFISDLIEARAITSILFLFLSIPALALYRIFGSLSILINIILMFLSGFLVNGPYSLITTAVAADLGTQSLNYRNSRALATVTAIIDGTGSVGAALGPLLAGYISTRGWNSVFFMLILSIFFAGLFLIRIARTEIREKLSGK from the exons ATGCAATCCAAGAGTTTGAGCCTGGCTCCAGCTCTGACACTCTTCCCAGGCTTGAAACCCCCTCACAAAACCCTACTGTTCCACCAAATCTGTGTTCTTGTTATCACATTCCTTGCATATGCTTCCTTCCATGCCTCTAGGAAGCCCCCCAGCATTGTCAAGAGTGTTTTGGGGCCCACAGTTCCATCTAATGGAACTCAAGTTTCCAACTTGAGTTCCATTGATGCAGGGTGGCCCCCTTTCAATGGAACCCGGGGCACTCACCGGCTCGGAGAGCTCGATCTCGCTTTCCTTACTTCCTACTCCATTGGCATGTATTTGGCTGGCCATGTTGGAGATAGGATTGATTTAAGGTTGTTCCTTGTATTTGGGATGATGGGTAGTGGTCTTTTTACCGTACTTTTCGGGTTAGGGTATTGGTTGGATGTTCATGTGTTGGGGTTTTTTGTTGGTGTTCAGATTGTTTGTGGAGTTTTTCAGTCAATTGGGTGGCCTTGTGTGGTTGCAGTTGTGGGGAATTGGCTAGGGGAATCAAAGAGGGGCTTGATAATGGGGGTATGGAACTCACATACCTCGGTGGGAAATATCATTGGTTCAGTTGTGGCTTCAGGGGCATTGGAGTTTGGCTGGGGTTGGTCATTTGTTGTGCCTGGAATCCTGATCATTTTGGTGGGGATTTTggtgtttttgtttcttgttgTGAACCCTGAGGATATGGGATTCGTGCATCCTGGAATGGATGTCGAAATGAGTGTTGAAATGGATAGTGCAGAGAATCAGCAGAAAGTGGAAGCAGAGGAAGCAAAGCTTATTGAGTCCGATAATTCAGAATCTTCATCTGCAATTGGGTTTTTGGAGGCATGGAAGTTACCAGGAGTGGCTCCGTTTGCTTTCTGTCTCTTTTTCTCGAAGCTCGTGGCTTACACTTTCCTGTACTGGTTGCCCTTCTACATAAGGCACACAg CTGTTGCAGGTGTGCATATGTCTCACAAAACTGCTGGGTTACTTTCAACCATATTTGACATTGGGGGAGTCCTAGGTGGAATCACAGCTGGTTTCATTTCTGACTTGATTGAAGCGCGTGCTATTACTTCAATTCTATTCTTGTTTCTATCAATTCCTGCTCTTGCTTTGTATCGCATTTTTGGGAGCCTCTCCATATTGATCAACATCATTTTAATGTTTCTGTCGGGATTTTTGGTGAATGGTCCATACTCACTAATCACAACTGCTGTGGCTGCTGATCTTGGTACGCAAAGCTTGAATTATCGAAATTCTCGGGCTCTTGCTACTGTTACTGCAATCATAGATGGCACTGGTTCTGTTGGAGCTGCCCTTGGTCCCCTTTTGGCAGGATATATTTCAACTAGGGGATGGAACAGTGTCTTTTTTATGCTCATTCTGTCTATTTTCTTTGCCGGTTTATTCTTGA
- the LOC106796275 gene encoding uncharacterized protein: protein MEPQIHKEPSISYTLATHSLPLCLCAVALLPLSYSPHYVAASLPLCHRSCVPMSATKFRSGSAICDGANLFLVDVSSKLKNFLGTHGDCKTNCYISKQWGN from the exons ATG GAGCCTCAAATTCACAAAGAACCCTCAATCTCTTACACTCTTGCTACGCACTCTCTTCCTCTATGCCTCTGCGCCGTCGCATTGCTACCGCTCTCTTACTCTCCGCATTACGTTGCCGCGTCGCTTCCTCTTTGTCATCGCTCGTGTG TGCCCATGTCTGCCACGAAATTTCGTTCGGGGTCAGCTATATGCGATGGAGCAAACTT GTTCCTTGTGGATGTCTCATccaaattaaagaattttttaggAACTCATG GTGACTGCAAAACCAATTGTTATATATCCAAACAGTGGGGAAACTGA